The Brassica oleracea var. oleracea cultivar TO1000 chromosome C6, BOL, whole genome shotgun sequence genome includes a region encoding these proteins:
- the LOC106296500 gene encoding probable polygalacturonase, protein MKRSFLLWYVLLVQAFFYGAWYSVGGSLHCEYSNSVILHRPHSVSITEFGAVGDGVTLNTKAFQNALFYLNSFSDKGGAKLFVPAGQWLTGSFDLISHLTLWLDKGATILGSTSSENWPVVDPLPSYGRGRELPGRRHRSLIYGQNLTDVVITGENGTIDGQGSVWWDWFRNGELNYTRPHIVELINTTGLIISNLTFLNSPFWNIHPVYCRDVLVKNLTILAPLDSPNTDGVDPDSSTNVCIEDCYIVTGDDLVSIKSGWDEYGISYARPSSKIKINRVTGQTTSSSGIAIGSEMSGGVSDIYIKDLHLFNSNTGIRIKTSPGRGGYVRNVHVSNVKFHNVQKAIRFTGKYGEHPDENFDPKALPVIEKITFENVNGEGIGVAGLLEGIEGDEFKNICFLNVTLIVKKNSKKAPWKCSHVRGYSQWVSPEITCDSFGENIFPEHSSDCFGLSENDLEKSSGLSRSPWLLSW, encoded by the exons ATGAAGAGATCTTTCCTT CTCTGGTATGTGCTCCTGGTACAAGCATTCTTCTATGGTGCTTGGTATAGTGTTGGTGGAAGCCTGCATTGTGAATATTCAAACTCGGTGATTCTTCACCGGCCTCACAGCGTCTCAATCACAGAGTTTGGAGCGGTTGGAGATGGTGTCACTCTAAACACTAAAGCCTTTCAGAATGCTCTGTTCTACCTCAACTCTTTCTCTGATAAAGGCGGTGCCAAGCTTTTTGTTCCTGCTGGTCAGTGGCTTACCGGTAGTTTCGACCTTATCAGCCATCTAACGTTATGGCTAGACAAGGGTGCAACCATTCTCGGTTCAACG AGCTCGGAGAATTGGCCTGTGGTTGATCCTTTACCATCATATGGACGAGGAAGAGAGTTGCCTGGTAGAAGACATAGGAGTCTTATATATGGTCAGAACCTCACAGATGTAGTCATAACAG GTGAGAATGGGACTATAGATGGTCAAGGAAGTGTATGGTGGGATTGGTTTAGAAACGGAGAGCTAAACTATACAAGACCTCATATTGTTGAGCTCATAAACACTACAGGTCTTATCATCTCCAACCTCACCTTCTTGAATTCACCCTTTTGGAACATTCATCCTGTTTATTGCAG AGATGTTCTTGTAAAGAATCTCACAATCTTGGCTCCTCTTGACTCTCCAAACACAGACGGAGTTGATCCAG ATTCATCAACTAACGTTTGCATAGAGGATTGTTACATAGTTACTGGAGATGATTTAGTGTCGATAAAAAGCGGATGGGATGAGTACGGCATATCCTACGCAAGACCGAGCTCCAAGATCAAGATCAACCGGGTAACGGGTCAAACCACTTCAAGCTCAGGAATAGCGATAGGAAGTGAAATGTCAGGAGGTGTTTCTGACATCTATATCAAAGACTTACATCTATTCAACTCCAATACCGGAATCAGGATCAAGACTTCTCCTGGACGAGGCGGGTACGTTAGAAACGTTCATGTGTCTAACGTGAAGTTCCATAACGTGCAGAAAGCTATTAGGTTCACTGGTAAGTACGGTGAACATCCTGATGAAAACTTCGATCCCAAGGCACTTCCGGTTATAGAGAAGATAACGTTTGAGAATGTTAATGGTGAAGGTATCGGTGTGGCGGGTCTTCTTGAAGGTATAGAAGGAGATGAGTTTAAGAACATATGTTTTCTTAATGTTACTCTTATAGTGAAGAAGAACTCGAAGAAAGCTCCATGGAAATGCTCACACGTTAGAGGCTATTCACAGTGGGTTTCGCCGGAGATTACTTGTGATTCTTTTGGAGAGAATATCTTCCCGGAGCATAGCTCTGATTGTTTTGGGTTATCAGAGAATGATCTGGAGAAATCAAGTGGTTTAAGTAGATCACCATGGTTGCTTTCTTGGTAA
- the LOC106296344 gene encoding proline--tRNA ligase, cytoplasmic-like: MAGPSGKKEKVDKAGPSGGGKKKKDVKKETGLGLSVKKDENFGEWYSEVCKHEMIEYYDISGCYILRPWSMAIWEIMQTFFDAEIKKMKVKNCYFPLFVSPGVLEKEKDHIEGFAPEVAWVTKSGKSDLEVPIAIRPTSETVMYPYYSKWIRGHRDLPLKLNQWCNVVRWEFSNPTPFIRSREFLWQEGHTAFATKEEADEEVLQILELYRRIYEEYLAVPVVKGMKSENEKFAGGLYTTSVEAFIPNTGRGVQGATSHCLGQNFAKMFEIRYEDEEGKREMVWQNSWAYSTRTIGVMIMTHGDDKGLILPPKVASVQVVVIPVPYKDANTQGIFDACTATVSALSEAGIRAEEDLRDNYSPGWKYSNWEMKGVPLRIEIGPRDLENDQVRTVRRDNGVKEDIPRGSLVEHVKELLEKIQQNMYEVARQKREACVQEIRTWDEFISALNQKKLILAPWCDEEEVERDVKARTKGETGAAKTLCSPFEQPELPEGTLCFASGKPAKKWTYWGRSY, from the exons ATGGCTGGTCCAAGTGGGAAGAAAGAGAAGGTTGACAAGGCTGGTCCCAGTGGCGGCGGCAAGAAGAAGAAGGACGTTAAGAAGGAGACAGGTCTCGGCCTCAGCGTTAAGAAAGATGAGAACTTTGGGGAATGGTACTCTGAG GTTTGTAAACACGAGATGATTGAGTACTACGATATCTCTGGATGTTACATCCTTAGGCCATGGTCAATGGCCATTTGGGAGATTATGCAA ACTTTCTTTGATGCGGAAATCAAGAAAATGAAGGTGAAGAATTGCTACTTCCCTCTCTTTGTATCTCCTGGTGTCCTCGAGAAGGAGAAGGACCACATCGAGGGTTTCGCTCCAGAG GTTGCTTGGGTTACAAAATCGGGCAAATCTGACTTGGAAGTCCCCATTGCAATTCGTCCAACCAGTGAGACAGTGATGTACCCTTACTACAGCAAGTGGATTAGGGGCCACCGTGACTTGCCTTTGAAGCTCAACCAGTGGTGCAATGTTGTTAGATGGGAGTTCAGCAACCCTACCCCATTTATCCG GAGCCGTGAATTCCTATGGCAGGAAGGGCACACTGCTTTCGCCACAAAAGAAGAAGCCGATGAAGAG GTCCTTCAAATTTTGGAGCTTTACCGTCGCATATATGAAGAGTATCTCGCAGTCCCAGTTGTGAAAGGTATGAAGAGTGAAAATGAGAAGTTTGCTGGGGGACTTTACACTACAAGTGTAGAG GCTTTCATTCCAAACACGGGTCGTGGTGTACAAGGTGCAACCTCTCATTGTTTGGGACAAAACTTTGCGAAGATGTTTGAGATCAGGTATGAGGATGAGGAAGGAAAGAGAGAAATGGTGTGGCAGAATTCTTGGGCCTACAGTACCAGGACG ATTGGAGTAATGATTATGACTCACGGAGATGACAAAGGCCTGATACTTCCTCCTAAAGTCGCATCTGTGCAAGTCGTTGTGATCCCTGTGCCATACAAAGATGCTAATACACAAGGAATCTTTGATGCTTGTACTGCTACTGTATCCGCCTTGAGTGAAGCTGGTATCCGTGCTGAAGAAGATTTAAGGGACAACTACTCTCCTGGATGGAAGTATTCAAACTGGGAAATGAAGGGTGTCCCATTGAGAATTGAGATTGGACCCCGAGATCTTGAAAATGATCAG GTCAGAACGGTGAGACGGGACAACGGAGTTAAGGAGGATATCCCAAGAGGTAGCTTAGTCGAACATGTTAAGGAACTGCTTGAGAAGATTCAGCAAAACATGTATGAAGTGGCAAGGCAAAAGAGGGAAGCATGTGTGCAAGAAATTAGGACTTGGGATGAGTTTATCAGTGCACTCAACCAAAAGAAACTTATCTTAGCTCCCTGGTGCGACGAAGAG GAAGTGGAGAGAGATGTCAAGGCACGCACTAAAGGTGAAACTGGAGCAGCTAAAACTCTCTGTTCTCCATTTGAACAGCCAGAACTCCCTGAAG GCACTCTCTGCTTTGCATCTGGAAAGCCTGCGAAGAAATGGACCTATTGGGGCAGGAGTTACTAA
- the LOC106300027 gene encoding L-cysteine desulfhydrase: MAADDRRNGDLTNHNHRDPKKPRLSEFLTESDIRSEFAHHQTGVARVNNGSFGCCPSSVLDAQREWQLRFLRQPDEFYFNGLRRGLLASRTVISSLINADDVDEVSLVDNATTAAAIVLQRVGRCFSEGKYQKEDTVVMFHCAFQSVKKSIQAYVTRVGGSTVEVRLPFPVSSNDEIVSAFREGLKKGRANGRAVRLAIIDHITSMPCVLMPVRELVNVCREEGVEEVFVDAAHAIGSVKVDVKEIGADYYVSNLHKWFFCPPSIAFFYCKKRSSELDVHHPVVSHEFGNGLAIESAWIGTRDYSSQLVVPSVMEFVKRFEGGIDGIMERNHDEAVRMGLMLCNAWGTNLGSPPEMCVGMVMIGLPSKLCVESDEDAVKLRSYLRVHRLVEVPVYFLGLRDGEEGVRDKDSGVITAYVRISRQVYNETEDYERLRDAITELVKDQMTCQNLPPV, encoded by the coding sequence ATGGCGGCGGACGATCGGCGGAACGGCGATTTGACGAATCACAACCACCGCGACCCGAAGAAGCCGCGCCTCTCCGAGTTCCTAACCGAGTCAGACATCCGCTCCGAGTTCGCCCACCACCAGACCGGCGTCGCCAGAGTCAACAACGGCAGCTTCGGTTGCTGTCCGAGCTCCGTCCTCGACGCGCAGCGCGAGTGGCAGCTTCGGTTTCTCCGCCAGCCGGACGAGTTCTACTTCAACGGCCTCCGCCGCGGACTGCTCGCGTCGCGAACCGTGATCAGTAGCCTAATCAACGCCGACGACGTCGACGAGGTGTCGCTGGTCGATAACGCCACCACGGCGGCGGCGATTGTGCTTCAGAGAGTTGGGAGGTGTTTCTCGGAAGGGAAGTATCAGAAGGAGGACACTGTGGTGATGTTTCACTGCGCGTTTCAGAGCGTGAAGAAGTCGATTCAGGCTTACGTCACGCGCGTGGGGGGGTCCACCGTTGAGGTTAGGTTGCCTTTCCCTGTGAGTTCGAACGATGAGATCGTCTCCGCGTTTAGAGAAGGGTTAAAGAAAGGTAGAGCGAACGGTAGAGCGGTTAGGTTAGCTATCATTGATCATATAACGTCGATGCCGTGCGTTTTGATGCCGGTGCGAGAGTTGGTTAATGTCTGCAGAGAGGAAGGTGTGGAGGAGGTTTTTGTCGACGCGGCACATGCCATTGGGAGTGTTAAAGTTGATGTTAAAGAGATTGGTGCTGATTACTATGTGAGCAATCTGCATAAATGGTTCTTTTGTCCGCCTTCTATCGCATTTTTCTACTGCAAGAAACGGAGTTCTGAGCTTGATGTGCATCACCCTGTGGTGTCTCATGAGTTTGGGAATGGTTTGGCTATAGAGAGTGCTTGGATTGGGACTAGGGATTACAGCTCGCAGCTTGTGGTTCCGTCTGTGATGGAGTTTGTGAAGAGGTTCGAGGGAGGGATCGATGGGATAATGGAGAGGAACCATGATGAAGCTGTGAGAATGGGGTTGATGCTGTGTAATGCTTGGGGGACAAATCTTGGGTCGCCTCCTGAAATGTGTGTTGGGATGGTTATGATCGGTTTGCCTTCAAAACTCTGTGTTGAAAGCGATGAGGATGCTGTTAAGCTGCGGTCGTATCTGCGGGTGCATCGTTTAGTGGAGGTTCCGGTTTATTTTCTTGGGTTGAGGGATGGCGAGGAAGGAGTGAGAGACAAAGACAGTGGGGTTATCACTGCGTACGTTCGGATATCTCGTCAGGTTTATAACGAAACAGAGGATTACGAGAGACTGAGAGACGCAATAACAGAGTTAGTCAAGGATCAGATGACTTGTCAAAACCTTCCTCCCGTGTAG
- the LOC106300028 gene encoding uncharacterized protein LOC106300028, with the protein MAEQTEKPIRLLNFVSEEQLEESKKERGERVEDGTFQRDRALYEILKENKDKKDAEFNERFKHRPPKALAEDETEFLDKLEMSKREYERQLADEDEQQIRSFQAAVAARSATPQEPQEAALPPPASATKEHKTTGKRNSATRPFNTIIRVKPQLKKVKATEEEKKEISGPPEPLQTGLALVSYSDESEDDD; encoded by the exons ATGGCTGAACAGACAGAGAAGCCTATTAGGTTACTCAATTTCGTCTCGGAGGAACAG TTAGAGGAATCAAAGAAAGAAAGAGGCGAAAGAGTTGAAGATGGAACATTCCAAAGAGACAGGGCTTTGTACGAG ATTCTGAAAGAGAACAAAGACAAGAAGGACGCTGAGTTTAACGAACGATTCAAACATA GACCACCCAAAGCTCTTGCTGAGGATGAGACTGAGTTTCTCGATAAACTCGAGATG TCAAAGAGAGAATATGAACGGCAATTAGCAGATGAAGACGAACAACAGATTCGTAGTTTCCAG GCAGCGGTTGCAGCACGATCAGCAACCCCTCAAGAACCACAAGAAGCTGCACTTCCACCACCAGCTTCAGCCACTAAA GAACATAAAACAACGGGGAAGAGAAACTCTGCAACTCGTCCATTTAACACAATCATAAGAGTCAAACCACAACTGAAAAAGGTTAAAGCGACAGAGGAAGAGAAGAAAGAAATCTCTGGCCCTCCTGAACCTCTGCAAACAGGTTTAGCCTTAGTCTCATATAGCGACGAAAGTGAAGATGATGATTAA
- the LOC106300025 gene encoding ABC transporter B family member 21, with amino-acid sequence MDGIMESEEGLKVDSPNRTEAETSNSKTPEKEAKTESVRKDEKTKTVPFHKLFAFADSFDIILMILGTIGAVGNGLGFPIMTILFGDVIDVFGQNQNSTDVSDKIAKVALKFVYLGLGTLVAALLQVSGWMISGERQAGRIRSLYLKTILRQDIAFFDVETNTGEVVGRMSGDTVLIQDAMGEKVGKAIQLISTFIGGFVIAFAEGWLLTLVMVSSIPLLVMSGAALAIVISKMASRGQTSYAKAAVVVEQTVGSIRTVASFTGEKQAISSYNKHLVSAYRAGVFEGASTGIGLGTLNVVIFCTYALAVWYGGKMILEKGYTGGQVLIIIFAVLTGSMSLGQASPCLSAFAAGQAAAYKMFETIKRKPEIDASDTTGKVLDDVRGDIELRDVDFSYPARPEEQIFRGFSLSISSGSTVALVGQSGSGKSTVVSLIERFYDPQSGEVRIDGVNLKEFQLKWIRSKIGLVSQEPVLFTSSIKENIAYGKEDATVEEIRKATELANASKFIDKLPQGLDTMVGEHGTQLSGGQKQRIAVARAILKDPRILLLDEATSALDAESERIVQEALDRIMVNRTTVVVAHRLSTVRNADMIAVIHQGKIVEKGSHSELLRDPEGAYSQLIRLQEDNKKSEDSREEQKVSMESMKRSSLRKSSLSRSLSKRSPSFSMFGFPAGIDATNETKPEIKEEETVHKKVSFLRVAALNKPEIPMLILGSIAAVLNGVILPIFGILISSVIKAFFKPPEQLKSDTSFWAIIFMLLGVASMVVYPAQTIFFSIAGCKLVQRIRSMCFEKVVHMEVGWFDETENSSGAIGARLSADAATVRGLVGDALAQTVQNIASVTAGVVIAFVASWQLAFIVLAMLPLIGLNGYIYMKFMVGFSADAKRMYEEASQVANDAVGSIRTVASFCAEEKVMKMYKKKCEGPMKTGIRQGIVSGIGFGVSFFVLFASYAASFYAGARLVDDGKTTFDAVFRVFFALTMAAVAISQSSSLSPDSSKASNAAASIFAVIDRKSKIDPSDESGRVLDNVKGDIELRHVSFKYPSRPDVQIFQDLCLSIRAGKTIALVGESGSGKSTVIALLQRFYDPDSGQITLDGVEIKTLQLKWLRQQTGLVSQEPVLFNETIRANIAYGKGGDASETEIISAAELSNAHGFISGLQQGYDTMVGERGVQLSGGQKQRVAIARAIVKDPKVLLLDEATSALDAESERVVQDALDRVMVNRTTVVVAHRLSTIKNADVIAVVKNGVIVEKGKHDTLINIKDGVYASLVQLHLSAST; translated from the exons ATGGACGGTATAATGGAATCAGAGGAAGGACTCAAGGTGGATTCACCTAACAGAACAGAAGCAGAGACCTCAAACTCAAAAACCCCTGAAAAAGAAGCTAAGACAGAGTCTGTTCGGAAAGACGAGAAGACAAAAACGGTGCCGTTTCACAAGCTGTTTGCCTTTGCAGATTCCTTTGACATCATTTTGATGATCCTTGGAACTATTGGTGCTGTGGGAAACGGTCTTGGCTTCCCTATCATGACCATCCTATTCGGAGATGTCATTGATGTGTTCGGACAGAACCAAAACAGTACAGATGTTTCTGACAAGATAGCCAAG GTTGCTCTCAAGTTTGTATACCTTGGCCTAGGAACTCTAGTGGCAGCTCTACTCC AGGTTTCTGGTTGGATGATCTCTGGGGAGAGACAAGCTGGAAGAATAAGAAGTTTATATCTAAAAACCATATTGAGACAAGACATAGCCTTCTTCGATGTCGAAACAAACACAGGAGAAGTTGTTGGAAGAATGTCTGGTGACACTGTCCTTATACAAGACGCCATGGGAGAGAAG GTTGGTAAGGCTATACAGCTGATATCAACATTTATAGGGGGATTTGTCATAGCTTTCGCGGAAGGATGGCTTCTTACATTAGTCATGGTATCTTCAATACCACTACTAGTAATGTCTGGTGCAGCTCTCGCTATCGTCATTTCGAAAATGGCTTCACGTGGACAAACTTCTTATGCCAAAGCCGCGGTTGTAGTTGAGCAAACAGTTGGGTCTATAAGAACGGTTGCATCGTTCACAGGAGAGAAACAAGCTATAAGCAGTTACAACAAGCATCTCGTCTCTGCTTATAGAGCAGGTGTGTTTGAAGGAGCTTCCACAGGGATTGGTCTCGGTACACTCAACGTTGTCATCTTTTGCACTTATGCTTTAGCGGTTTGGTACGGTGGGAAGATGATACTGGAGAAAGGGTACACGGGAGGACAAGTTCTCATCATCATCTTCGCGGTTCTAACCGGTTCCATGTCGTTAGGACAAGCGTCTCCTTGTTTAAGTGCCTTTGCAGCTGGTCAAGCCGCTGCGTACAAAATGTTCGAAACAATCAAAAGAAAACCGGAGATTGATGCTTCTGATACGACCGGGAAGGTTCTTGATGATGTTAGAGGAGATATAGAGCTTAGAGATGTTGACTTTAGCTACCCGGCGAGGCCAGAAGAGCAGATTTTTCGCGGGTTTTCGCTCTCTATCTCGAGTGGCTCCACTGTGGCGCTGGTTGGGCAGAGTGGGAGTGGGAAGTCTACTGTTGTGAGTTTGATAGAGAGGTTTTATGATCCGCAGAGCGGTGAAGTGAGGATCGATGGTGTTAATCTTAAAGAGTTTCAGCTGAAATGGATCAGAAGCAAGATAGGACTTGTGAGTCAAGAACCTGTTCTGTTCACGTCGAGTATTAAAGAGAACATCGCTTACGGGAAAGAAGACGCTACGGTTGAAGAGATTCGTAAGGCTACAGAGCTTGCAAATGCATCTAAGTTCATTGATAAGCTTCCTCAG GGTTTAGACACGATGGTTGGAGAACACGGGACTCAGCTTTCAGGTGGACAGAAACAGAGGATCGCGGTGGCGAGAGCCATCTTAAAAGATCCAAGAATCTTACTTTTAGATGAAGCAACAAGCGCGCTTGATGCTGAGTCAGAGAGAATTGTTCAAGAAGCTCTTGACAGGATCATGGTTAATCGTACAACTGTTGTTGTCGCTCATAGATTGAGCACCGTGAGAAACGCAGACATGATTGCTGTGATTCATCAAGGAAAGATCGTTGAGAAAG GTTCTCACTCTGAGCTCCTAAGAGACCCTGAAGGAGCTTACTCTCAGCTCATACGTCTTCAAGAAGATAACAAAAAGTCTGAAGACTCGAGGGAAGAGCAGAAGGTATCAATGGAGTCTATGAAACGGTCTAGCTTGAGAAAGTCATCGCTAAGCCGGTCTTTAAGCAAAAGATCACCTTCTTTCTCCATGTTTGGCTTTCCAGCAGGCATAGACGCAACCAACGAAACCAAACCAGAGATCAAGGAAGAAGAGACAGTACACAAGAAAGTATCATTCCTTAGAGTAGCTGCTTTAAACAAACCAGAGATTCCAATGCTTATACTTGGATCCATAGCCGCTGTTCTTAATGGAGTGATACTTCCCATCTTTGGGATCCTCATCTCAAGCGTGATCAAAGCGTTTTTCAAACCACCTGAGCAGTTAAAATCCGACACAAGCTTTTGGGCAATCATCTTCATGCTTCTTGGTGTAGCTTCAATGGTGGTCTACCCGGCGCAAACCATCTTTTTTTCTATAGCCGGATGTAAACTTGTGCAGCGGATAAGATCGATGTGTTTTGAGAAAGTGGTTCACATGGAAGTCGGATGGTTCGATGAGACTGAGAACTCGAGTGGTGCTATTGGAGCTAGGCTTTCTGCTGATGCTGCTACGGTTCGCGGTCTTGTTGGAGATGCATTGGCTCAAACCGTACAGAATATTGCTTCTGTAACGGCTGGTGTGGTCATTGCCTTCGTGGCGAGCTGGCAGCTAGCTTTCATTGTTTTGGCGATGCTTCCGTTGATTGGGCTTAACGGCTATATTTACATGAAGTTCATGGTTGGCTTCAGTGCAGATGCAAAG AGAATGTACGAGGAAGCGAGCCAAGTAGCGAACGATGCGGTGGGGAGCATAAGAACGGTTGCTTCATTCTGTGCAGAGGAGAAAGTGATGAAAATGTATAAGAAGAAATGTGAAGGTCCTATGAAGACAGGTATACGTCAAGGCATAGTTAGCGGTATCGGTTTCGGAGTTTCTTTCTTCGTCCTCTTTGCTTCTTACGCAGCCAGTTTCTATGCCGGTGCAAGGCTTGTCGATGACGGAAAAACAACCTTTGATGCGGTTTTCAGG GTTTTCTTCGCTTTGACAATGGCGGCTGTAGCTATTTCTCAGTCGAGTTCACTGTCTCCTGATTCCAGCAAAGCTAGCAATGCGGCTGCATCCATCTTCGCGGTTATAGACAGAAAATCAAAGATTGATCCGAGTGATGAGTCTGGGAGAGTTCTTGATAATGTTAAAGGAGATATTGAACTTCGTCATGTCAGTTTCAAGTATCCTTCAAGACCAGATGTTCAGATCTTCCAAGATCTTTGTCTGTCTATTCGAGCCGGAAAG ACAATAGCTTTGGTTGGAGAGAGCGGAAGCGGGAAATCGACAGTGATTGCTTTGCTGCAGAGGTTTTACGATCCTGATTCAGGTCAGATCACTCTTGATGGAGTTGAGATTAAGACCTTGCAGCTGAAATGGCTAAGGCAGCAAACAGGACTGGTGAGCCAAGAACCGGTTTTGTTCAATGAAACCATCAGAGCAAACATTGCTTATGGAAAAGGAGGAGATGCTTCTGAAACCGAGATCATATCTGCAGCTGAGCTATCTAACGCTCATGGCTTCATTAGTGGTCTACAACAG GGTTATGATACAATGGTGGGTGAGAGAGGAGTTCAATTATCAGGCGGGCAGAAGCAGAGAGTGGCTATAGCGAGAGCAATTGTTAAAGACCCTAAGGTGCTGCTGCTGGATGAAGCAACAAGCGCTCTAGACGCTGAGTCAGAGCGTGTGGTGCAGGACGCATTGGACAGGGTTATGGTTAACAGAACCACCGTGGTGGTGGCACATCGGTTATCAACAATCAAGAACGCAGATGTAATTGCAGTGGTGAAGAATGGTGTTATCGTTGAGAAAGGAAAGCATGACACTTTGATTAATATCAAAGATGGTGTCTATGCTTCTTTAGTACAGCTTCATCTGAGTGCTTCTACATAA